One genomic window of Arachis stenosperma cultivar V10309 chromosome 10, arast.V10309.gnm1.PFL2, whole genome shotgun sequence includes the following:
- the LOC130957201 gene encoding uncharacterized protein LOC130957201, with protein MFNEWVQFHIFYEGLSYESKKAVDHSSEGSLNKKKTIEEATDVIKTVAENDYFYASERGNTRGVIELNNIDALLAQNKLITKQQNHDPYSKTYNSGWRNHPNFGWENQQDQSQDQRRYNSNNNAAHQQFTQRTYQHPHNNTFPHPYQNQNNTSTPNPPSFDDKLSKIETLLEGICQEIQENKVFKEEVRATIKNQGETIKKLEFQVGCLAEKIPKPTDGFPSDTEKNPRGEAKKVRWEDCKMITTSDQEDEDKQSKLSQQPEDNSTEEEDRDHQEPEISQQELLKLYAPFPQLLNGVVEKRIYSRFLDLFASLHVNIPFIKAIQQMPAFIKYMKELLPRKSSLKGGQTIVLNKECSDLIQPELPAKRKDPGSFHIPCAIEETMFDRALCDLGASINLLPLSLVKRLQINEIMPTDVVIRLADKSQKQAIGVVENVLLKVGKYFLPTDFVILDMEESHTHPIILGRPFLATARALIDVEQGELILRIHDERLSFNIFKFSQEADQEHKEPSKDHNEMLKEEASTEAHPTYLETPLVDKQGKQQPPQLNEKLEEPKPLEGCEDNIKTPLEE; from the exons atgttcaatGAGTGGGTCCAAtttcacatcttctatgaaggtctttcttatgagtcaaagaaggctgtggaTCATTCATCTGAAGGCTCtttgaacaagaagaaaaccattgaagaagccacaGATGTCATCAAAAcagtagctgagaatgactacttctatgcttccgaAAGAGGGAACACTAGAGGAGTGATAGAACTAAACAATATAGATGCTTTgctagctcagaacaagctcATTACCAAGCA ACAGAACCATGACCCATACTCCAAGAcatacaactctggatggaggaaccacccaaactttgggtgggagAATCAGCAAGATCAAAGCCAAGACCAGAGACGttacaactccaacaacaatgcagcTCATCAACAATTCACACAAAGGACATATCAACATCCCCACAACAACACTTTTCCACACCCATATCAAAACCAAAACAACACCTCTACTCCCAATCCACCATCATTTGATGACAAGCTCTCTAAGATTGAAACCTTACTTGAAGGAATATGCCAAGAGATTCAAGAGAACAAGGTATTCAAAGAGGAGGTGCGAGCTACTATTAAGAACCAGGGAGAGACCATCAAGAAGCTGGAATTCCAAGTGGGATGCTTAGCTGAGAAGATTCCCAAACCTACTGATGGATTCCCAAGTGATACGGAGAAAAACCCAAGAGGAGAAGcaaagaaagtaagatgggaagaTTGCAAAATGATCACTACAAGTGATCAAGAGGATGAAGACAAGCAAAGCAAACTCTCCCAACAGCCTGAAGACAACTCAACAGAGGAGGAGGATagagatcaccaagaaccagaAATCTCACAACAAGAGTTGCTTAAGCTCTATGCACCATTTCCCCAACTGCTCAATGGTGTTGTggagaagagaatatactccagGTTCCTAGACTTGTTTGCATCTCTGCATGTGAACATTCCATTCATCAAGGCCATCCAACAAATGCCTGCATTCATCAAGTATATGAAGGAACTTCTTCCCAGGAAAAGCTCACTCAAAGGAGGCCAAACTATAGTGTTGAACAAGGAATGTAGTGACCTTATTCAACCTGAGTTGCCTGCAAAAAGaaaagacccagggagttttcacatCCCCTGTGCCATAGAAGAAACAATGTTCGATAGAGCACTCTGTGATTTGggggcaagcatcaacttacTGCCATTATCCTTGGTAAAGAGGCTGCAAATCAATGAGATAATGCCCACAGATGTGGTCATCAGATTGGCTGACAAGAGTCAAAAgcaagcaataggagtggtGGAAAATGTGTTGCTAAAGGTTGGGAAATACTTTCTCCCAACAGACTTTGTCATCCTGGACATGGAAGAGAGTCACACACACCCAATCATAttgggaagacccttcctagctacagccagagcactcatagatgtggaGCAAGGGGAGCTAATATTGAGGATCCATGATGAACGACTCAGCTTTAATATCTTCAAATTCTCACAAGAAGCAGACCAAGAGCACAAGGAACCAAGCAAAGATCATAATGAGAtgttgaaggaggaagcaagcacTGAAGCACACCCAACCTATCTAGAGACCCCTTTGGTTGATAAACAAGGGAAACAGCAACCACCACAGCTCAACGAAAAGTTGGAGGAACCTAAACCTCTAGAGGGATGTGAAGACAACATCAAAACCCCCTTAGAGGAATAA